The Erpetoichthys calabaricus chromosome 5, fErpCal1.3, whole genome shotgun sequence genome has a segment encoding these proteins:
- the nkx1.2lb gene encoding NK1 transcription factor-related protein 1, producing the protein MNVNRDKVQMGDISSAPDTVPCSLRPESMDPPAEQRLSGSELPVFSCPTGRDRQADNQGNSPRQEVAAAPTIHRTTSFSVLDILDPNKFNSKKRYGTNILYRAGHDFSLGTENIAAEDSSRETADQKGFSEEFDTCKKSSDIIKDGIVYKAEECDEFNRSPQSPESEAQDDELCSEESSGAMAGAAENDLGLQEEADSLTRSSTPGAPQQSQQQSSGQSQQSKPKRKRTGSDSKSGKPRRARTAFTYEQLVALENKFKSTRYLSVCERLNLALSLSLTETQVKIWFQNRRTKWKKQNPGADTSAPTGSSGGGGGGAGGGPLGSGLSPLSPSPPMGGPLSMHATYSGHTPGGLVCTAQLPFLPSHAVLSPFVLGSQAYGTPAFYTPHL; encoded by the exons ATGAATGTGAACAGAGACAAGGTCCAGATGGGTGACATCTCTTCAGCGCCAGACACGGTCCCCTGCAGCCTTCGACCTGAGAGCATGGATCCTCCTGCCGAGCAAAGGCTGTCCGGCAGTGAGCTACCCGTCTTCTCGTGTCCCACAGGGAGGGACAGGCAGGCGGACAATCAAGGTAATTCACCCAGGCAAGAGGTAGCAGCTGCTCCCACCATCCACAGGACCACTTCCTTTTCCGTCTTGGACATTTTGGACCCTAATaaatttaacagcaaaaagcgTTACGGCACTAATATTTTATACCGAGCTGGTCACGATTTCTCGCTTGGAACTGAAAATATTGCCGCTGAGGATTCGTCCAGAGAAACTGCTGACCAGAAGGGCTTCTCGGAAGAGTTCGACACGTGTAAGAAATCTTCGGATATCATAA AAGACGGGATTGTATACAAGGCGGAGGAGTGCGACGAGTTCAACAGGAGCCCCCAAAGCCCGGAGAGTGAGGCCCAGGACGATGAACTGTGCAGCGAAGAGAGCAGCGGCGCAATGGCCGGCGCTGCAGAGAACGATCTTGGGCTCCAGGAAGAGGCCGACTCACTGACACGAAGTTCGACTCCAGGCGCCCCCCAACAATCGCAGCAGCAATCGTCTGGCCAAAGTCAACAGTCCAAGCCCAAGAGAAAGCGCACCGGATCGGACTCGAAGTCCGGCAAACCTCGTCGAGCCCGGACTGCGTTCACTTATGAGCAGCTCGTGGCTCTGGAAAATAAATTCAAGTCTACCCGTTATCTGTCTGTTTGTGAGAGGCTCAACTTGGCCCTTTCCCTCAGCCTGACTGAGACACAGGTAAAGATCTGGTTCCAGAACCGCCGAACCAAATGGAAGAAACAGAACCCTGGGGCAGACACCAGCGCCCCTACCGGCAGCAGTGGTGGAGGAGGTGGCGGCGCCGGCGGAGGGCCTTTAGGCAGTGGTCTTAGCCCGCTCAGTCCATCACCTCCAATGGGGGGACCGTTGTCCATGCATGCCACCTACTCCGGTCACACTCCTGGTGGGCTAGTGTGCACCGCCCAGCTGCCCTTCCTGCCAAGCCACGCTGTCTTATCGCCTTTCGTTTTGGGCTCTCAGGCTTACGGGACACCGGCCTTTTATACACCTCACTTATAA